From the Macaca nemestrina isolate mMacNem1 chromosome 7, mMacNem.hap1, whole genome shotgun sequence genome, one window contains:
- the LOC105468334 gene encoding dynamin-1-like isoform X2 — translation MSCPRPSCTSWSTTPRSSSSQRCSPTCGKQNALMEESAEQAQLRDKMLRMHHVLKEALSIIGDINMTTVSTPTGARGQLLAAGAESPCHMQAWWLLRWAPQGERWPRTRGWKTG, via the exons ATGTCATGCCCAAGGCCATCATGCACGTCATGGTCAACAAC ACCAAGGAGTTCATCTTCTCAGAGATGCTCTCCAACCTGTGGGAAGCAGAATGCGCTGATGGAGGAGTCGGCAGAGCAGGCACAGCTGCGTGACAAGATGTTGCGTATGCACCACGTGCTGAAGGAGGCGCTCAGCATCATTGGTGACATCAACATGACCACCGTCAGCACGCCCACGGGGGCCCGTGGACAACTCCTGGCTGCAGGTGCAGAGAGTCCTTGCCACATGCAG GCCTGGTGGCTGTTACGTTGGGCTCCCCAAGGCGAGAGGTGGCCCCGGACCAGGGGTTGGAAGACTGGGTGA
- the LOC105468334 gene encoding dynamin-1-like isoform X1: MSCPRPSCTSWSTTPRSSSSQRCSPTCGKQNALMEESAEQAQLRDKMLRMHHVLKEALSIIGDINMTTVSTPTGARGQLLAAGAESPCHMQVPGLAPTAPKPPVPMAVPGALGTGSVPKLADVGALWNHQRARGLWCKG, from the exons ATGTCATGCCCAAGGCCATCATGCACGTCATGGTCAACAAC ACCAAGGAGTTCATCTTCTCAGAGATGCTCTCCAACCTGTGGGAAGCAGAATGCGCTGATGGAGGAGTCGGCAGAGCAGGCACAGCTGCGTGACAAGATGTTGCGTATGCACCACGTGCTGAAGGAGGCGCTCAGCATCATTGGTGACATCAACATGACCACCGTCAGCACGCCCACGGGGGCCCGTGGACAACTCCTGGCTGCAGGTGCAGAGAGTCCTTGCCACATGCAGGTACCAGGTCTGGCCCCCACGGCCCCAAAGCCCCCAGTCCCCATGGCTGTGCCTGGGGCTCTTGGAACAGGCTCCGTGCCCAAGCTGGCAGACGTGGGTGCTCTCTGGAACCATCAGAGAGCTCGTGGTTTATGGTGTAAGGGCTGA